The Quercus robur chromosome 7, dhQueRobu3.1, whole genome shotgun sequence genome has a segment encoding these proteins:
- the LOC126693641 gene encoding uncharacterized protein LOC126693641 isoform X1 encodes MQRNSEEETLHFPLLLLSSLFILSFPMKQNICSHSLTHTSSGITPLQNQPTFSFTKVTATATPLFLHLPKKREMTELAFSVAEKVIEKLGSLAYQEISLTWSIESDLKKLQDTMSTVQAVLLDAEEKQAKNHQLSVWLERLNVVFHDAMDVLDEFECEDLRRQVVKTYGSTSRKMILEDCSLRKGCSLCLKLPLLINSAITCSTESLSLLLYCK; translated from the exons ATGCAAAGAAACAGTGAAGAAGAAACGCTGCACTTTCCTCTCTTATTATTGTCCTCTCTGTTCATATTAAGTTTCCCtatgaaacaaaatatttgtTCACACTCACTGACTCACACCAGCAGTGGTATCACCCCACTGCAAAACCAACCAACATTCTCATTTACCAAAGTCACAGCAACCGCAACTCCTCTCTTCCTCcacctcccaaaaaaaagagaaatgacGGAGTTGGCCTTTTCCGTTGCAGAAAAAGTTATCGAGAAGCTAGGCTCCCTTGCTTACCAAGAGATTTCCTTGACATGGAGCATTGAAAGCGATCTGAAAAAGCTTCAGGATACCATGTCCACCGTCCAAGCTGTGCTGCTGGATGCTGAGGAGAAGCAAGCAAAAAACCACCAGCTGAGCGTTTGGCTGGAGCGACTCAACGTTGTCTTTCATGATGCCATGGATGTGCTGGATGAATTCGAGTGTGAAGATCTACGCAGGCAGGTAGTGAAAACATATGGAAGCACCAGCAGAAAG ATGATCTTGGAAGATTGTTCTCTCAGAAAAGGATGTTCCTTGTGCTTAAAATTGCCACTG CTTATCAATTCAGCCATAACATGCAGCACAGAAAGTCTCAGCCTTCTCTTGtattgtaaataa